Proteins from one Halanaerobiales bacterium genomic window:
- the argH gene encoding argininosuccinate lyase, giving the protein MKLWGGRFEEETAELMKKFNNSLNFDIRLYKYDVQGSIAHVKMLSKQNIIKEEEKEKIVNGLKKVKDDLKEEIKKDKINLNESEDIHSLVEKRLTEKIGELAGKMHTARSRNDQVALDMRLFLRKEVNNIEKLLQNLMSTILEIADENLEVIMPGYTHLQRAQPITFSHHFLAYYFKLKRDYERLEDNLKRINIMPLGSGALAGSSFPLDREWVSSELGFNRPAFNSIDGVSDRDYIVEFLAIVSNIMIHLSSFSEEIILWNSKEFNFISLADKYTTGSSIMPQKKNPDLAELVRGKTGMTFGNLFQLMTTLKGLPLAYNKDLQEDKEGLFKTIDSLKVILKLYPKMIKTMEINESEMEKAVGKGFLNATELANYFTKKGVPFRKAHEMVGKAVLYAQKESKELNDISLLEWKEIFPEKFELFDEELIGILDVKESLKNYDSLGGPAPKEVKRRIDYERKFWL; this is encoded by the coding sequence ATGAAATTGTGGGGAGGAAGATTTGAAGAAGAAACAGCTGAGTTAATGAAAAAATTTAATAATTCTCTTAATTTTGATATAAGATTATATAAATATGATGTTCAAGGTAGTATAGCCCATGTAAAAATGTTGTCAAAACAAAATATTATAAAAGAAGAAGAAAAAGAAAAAATAGTAAATGGATTAAAAAAAGTAAAAGATGATCTAAAAGAAGAAATAAAAAAAGATAAAATAAATTTAAATGAATCTGAAGATATTCATAGTTTAGTTGAAAAAAGATTAACTGAAAAAATTGGAGAATTAGCTGGGAAGATGCATACAGCTCGTAGTAGAAATGACCAGGTTGCTCTTGATATGAGATTGTTTTTGCGAAAAGAAGTTAATAATATAGAAAAGTTATTACAAAATTTAATGAGTACTATTCTTGAAATTGCAGATGAAAATTTAGAAGTCATTATGCCTGGTTATACTCATTTGCAGAGAGCTCAACCGATAACTTTTTCTCATCATTTTTTAGCTTATTATTTTAAATTAAAAAGAGATTATGAGCGATTAGAAGACAATTTAAAAAGAATTAATATAATGCCTTTAGGTTCTGGAGCTTTAGCTGGGAGCTCATTCCCTTTAGATAGGGAATGGGTTTCTTCAGAACTAGGTTTTAATAGACCGGCTTTTAATTCAATTGATGGAGTTAGTGACAGGGATTATATTGTAGAATTTTTAGCTATTGTTTCTAATATTATGATTCACCTCAGCAGTTTTAGTGAAGAAATTATTCTCTGGAATTCTAAAGAATTTAACTTTATTAGCCTGGCAGATAAATATACTACTGGCAGTAGTATTATGCCTCAAAAGAAAAATCCTGATTTAGCAGAACTTGTTAGAGGAAAAACAGGTATGACCTTTGGAAATCTTTTTCAGCTTATGACAACTTTAAAAGGACTTCCTTTAGCCTATAATAAAGATTTACAGGAAGATAAGGAAGGATTATTTAAAACCATAGATTCGCTAAAAGTAATACTTAAGCTTTATCCTAAAATGATTAAAACAATGGAAATAAATGAATCTGAAATGGAAAAAGCAGTAGGGAAAGGATTTTTAAATGCTACAGAGTTGGCAAATTATTTCACTAAAAAAGGAGTTCCATTTCGAAAAGCTCATGAAATGGTAGGGAAAGCAGTACTATACGCTCAAAAGGAATCTAAAGAACTTAATGATATTAGTTTATTAGAATGGAAAGAAATTTTTCCTGAAAAATTTGAACTATTTGATGAAGAATTAATTGGGATCCTTGATGTAAAAGAAAGCTTAAAAAATTATGATTCTTTAGGAGGCCCTGCTCCAAAAGAAGTAAAGAGAAGAATAGACTATGAAAGAAAGTTTTGGCTATAG